The genomic interval GTACGTCGACCCGGACACGGCCTGGCGCGTGATGTTCTGGACCGGCGCCCTTCCCGCACTCCTCGTGATCTATGTACGGCGCCACGTCAGCGACGCACCGGAGGCGAAAGAGCGGCGTCTGGCGAGCAGCAACAAGGGGTCCTTCACCGCGATTTTCAAGAAGGACCTGCTGCGCACCACGCTCTTCGGTGTGCTGCTCTCGACCGGCGTACAGGGCGGCTACTACACGCTCGCCACCTGGGTGCCCACCTACCTCAAGACAGAGCGGGGTCTCACCGTCGTCGGCACAGGCGGCTATCTGACGTTCCTCATCTCCGGCGCCTTCATCGGCTACCTGACGGGGGGCTATCTCACCGACAAACTGGGCCGCAAGAAGAACATCGCGCTGTTCGCCTTCCTCTCCGCCGGGTGCATCCTCGCCTACACGAACATCCCGTCCGGGGCGAACAGTGTGGTGCTGGTCCTCGGCTTCCCGCTCGGCTTCTGCATGTCGGCCATCTTCAGCGGGTTCGGCTCGTTCCTCAGCGAGCTCTACCCGACAGCGGTACGCGGCACAGGCCAGGGATTCACGTACAACACCGGCCGTGCGGTGGGCGCTTTCTTCCCGACGCTGGTCGGGTTCCTGGCCGGCAGCTGGGGGGTCGGGGGCGCGCTGATCTTCGGCGCCGTCGGCTACGGGCTCGCCGTACTTGCCCTCTTCGGGCTGCCCGAGACCCGCGGAAGGGAGCTCCTGTGAGCGCGACGGCCACCACCAGGGCCCCTGCCGACGCCCGCGCCCGGTTCCGTACCGGCCTCAGGGTGCACACCGCCGGGTGGGCCCCCGGGCACGCGCAGGCGAACCTCATCTCGGTGCCTGCCGACTGGGCATACGAAGTGCTGCTCTTCTGCCAGCGCAATCCGAAGCCCTGTCCGGTGCTCGACGTCACGGATGCCGGATCCTGGACCACACCGCTGGCGCCCGGCGCCGATCTGCGGACCGATCTTCCCGGCTACCGGATCTGGAAACACGGCGAACTCGTCGACGAACCGGCCGAAGTCACCGGCCGCTGGCGGGACGACCTGGTGTCCTTCCTCATCGGCTGCAGCTTCACCTTCGAGACGGCCTTGTCCGAGGCCGGCGTGCCGATGCGCCACATCGAGCAGGGCCGCAATGTCGCGATGTACACAACGAGCCGCCCCTGCCGCCCCGCTGGGCGGCTGCACGGCCCGATGGTGGTGTCGATGCGGCCCGTCCCTCCGCAACTGCTCTCCACGGCGATCCGGGAGAGTGCCCTGCTGCCCGACGTGCACGGCAGCCCGGTGCACTGCGGCGATCCGGCCGGGCTCGGCATCACGGATCTCGGGCAACCGGATTTCGGCGATCCGGTGGACGCGCTGCCCGAGGACATTCCGGTCTTCTGGGCCTGCGGAGTGACACTTCAGGCCGCTGTAATGTCCTCGCGCCCGCCCTTCGCGATCACCCACGCGCCGGGCCAGATGTTCATCACCGACGCCCGCGACGAGCAGTACCGCGTGGCCTGACCGGAAGACGGATCCGTACATGACCTGGGCTTCGATCGACCTCAATGCCGACCTCGGAGAGGGATTCGGACGCTGGCGCCTGACCGACGACGAGCAGTTGCTGTCCGTTGTCACCAGCGCCAATGTCGCCTGCGGCTTCCACGCCGGCGACGCCGCCACCATGCGGCGTGTCTGCGACCTCGCGGCCGAGCGCGGGGTACGCATCGGTGCCCAGGTTTCGTACCGCGACCTGGCCGGTTTCGGCCGACGCTCGATGGACGTCCCTCCGGACGAGCTCACCGCCGAAATCACCTATCAGATAGGGGCTCTGGAAGTGTTCGCACGGGCGGCAGGGGCGGCCGTTTCGTACGTCAAGCCCCACGGCGCGCTCTACAACCGCGTGGTTCACGACGAAGAGCAGGCCACTGCTGTCGTCGACGGTGTGCTGCTTGCGGGCGGTTCGCTGCCGGTCCTCGGGCTGCCGGGTTCGCGGCTGCTCGACATCGCGGACAAGGCTGGACTGCCCGTCGTCCCCGAGGCGTTCGCGGACCGTGCGTACACGGCGGAAGGGACGCTCGTACCGCGCGGACAGGACGGCGCCGTTGTCACCGATCCGGTGGCGGTCGTCGAACGCTCCGTCTCCGTGGCCCGCTTCGGTGTGGTCACCTCGCACTGCGGGCAGCCCGTCGGGGTCCGCGCCCGGTCACTGTGCCTGCACGGGGACACGCCGGGTGCTGTCGGCCTCGCCCGGCGCGTACGGAGCCGTCTGGAGGACGCGGGTGTCCGGGTGGAGGCCTTCGCATGACCGCCGCCGTCGCCACGACAAGCATGAGGGCCCTGCCGGTCGGCGACCGGGCCCTCCTGATCGAACTCGGCAGCGGCGAGGAGGCCGAGGCGCTCCACGCCGAGCTCCTGCGCCACCGTGCAGCGGGCTCCCTCCCCGCCGTACGGGAGATCGTGCCAGCGGCGCGCACCGTGCTGCTCGACGGCCTCGACGATCCGGAGGCATTCGCCGAGCGGCTGGCCGGCTGGGAGATACCGCCGCTCACGCCGGGCGTCCGGGACGCGATCGAGATCCCTGTGCGGTACGACGGCCCCGACCTCGCGGAGGTGGCCGCACTGTGGGGCGTACCGCGAGACGAGGTGGGACGGATCCATTCCGCGGCCGAATTCCGCGTCGCCTTCTGCGGATTCGCACCCGGCTTCGGCTACCTGACCGGCCTCGCGGAGCGGTACGCCGTACCGCGCAGGGCCACACCGCGTACGGCTGTCCCGGCGGGCGCCGTCGCGCTGGCCGGCCCGTACACCGGCGTGTACCCGCGCTCCTCCCCCGGTGGCTGGCGGCTCATCGGCTCGACCGACGCCGTGCTGTGGGACCACGAACGCGTGCCTGCCGCGCTGCTGGCGCCGGGCGCCCGGGTGCGCTTCGTCCCCGTCGTGGCGGAGGCACTGTGACGGACCGGGCCTTCGCGGTCGTAAGGGCTGGGGCGCTGACGTCCGTTCAGGACCGGGGGCGGTCCGGCCACGCGCATCTGGGCGTGCCGCGCTCGGGGGCGCTGGACCGGCCCGCGAGCGGCCTCGCCAACCGCCTGGTGGGCAATCCGCCGGATGCGGCTGTCCTGGAGACGACGCTCAACGGTTGTGCGGTGCGACCGCGTTGTGCGGCCACTGTCGCGGTCACCGGTGCGCCGTGCGCAGTCACCGTCGACGGGCGGCCCGCCGCGTGGGGGGCACCGGTACGGGTGGCGGCGGGAGCGGTGCTGGAACTGGGCCCGGCGGTACGCGGCGTACGCAGCTATCTGGCCTTCGCCGGAGGGGTCGCCGCCGAGCCGGTGCTGGGCAGCCGCTCCACCGATCTGCTGTCCGGGCTGGGCCCTGCGCCGCTCACCGACGGAGCGGTGCTGCCGCTGGGCGGCGTAACAGGGCTGCCTGTGTACGCCGATGCGCTGCCGTTGCAAGGGCCTCCCGGGGAACTGGTGTTGCGGATGGGTCCGGGGCCGCGTGCGGACTGGTTCACGGGACGCGCGCTGCACACCCTGGCGACGGCCACCTACCGGGTCTCATCGGCGAGCAACCGGATCGGGCTGCGCACCGAAGGCCCCGCTCTGGAGCGCGCCGTACACGCCGAACTGCCCAGCGAGGGCATGGTCCTCGGAGCGGTACAGGTGCCGCCGGACGGGCGCCCGGTGGTGTTCCTGGCCGACCACCCCACCACGGGCGGCTATCCGGTGATCGGGGTCGTCAGGGAGCCGGATCTGGCCGCTGCGGCGCAGGCCGCCCCCGGCACACCGGTCCGCTTTGTCCCGGCGGGGCGGCGCTGAGGGGCGCTGAGGCGCCCCAGGGGCCATAAGGAGCCGTCAGGAGCCGTCAGGCACGCCGTATCCGCCACCGCCGGGCGTACGAACCACCAGCGCGTCGCCAACCCCGACTTCGGCCGTGTCGCACCCCTCCAGCGGCGTGACCGTACCGTCGGCGCGCTCGACGAAGTTGCTGCCCGTCGCGCCGGGACCGCCGCCCTCCATGCCGTACGGCGGGACGCGGCGGTGTCCGGACAGGAGGGCCACCGTCATCGGTTCGAGGAAGCGGATCCTGCGCTCCACACCGCACCCGCCCCGCCACCGGCCGTCTCCCCCGCTGCCCTCGCGGACGGAGAAGTTCTCCAGGAGCACGGGGAAGCGCCACTCCAGCACCTCGGGGTCCGTGAGGCGGGAGTTGGTCATATGGGTCTGTACGGCGTCGGCACCGTCGAATCCGTCGCCGGCGCCCGAGCCGCTCGCCACGGTCTCGTAGTACTGCACGCGCTCATTGCCGAAGGTGAGGTTGTTCATGGTCCCCGAGCCCTCCGCCTGGACGCCGAGCGCGGCGTACAGCGCACCGGTGACGGCCTGCGAGGTCTCGACATTGCCCGCCACCGTCGCGGCCGGATAGACGGGCGCGAGCATGGAGCCCTCAGGGACGCGGACCTCCAGCGGTTTCAGGCAGCCGCTGTTGAGTGGGATTTCGTCGTCGACGAGTGTCCTGAAGACGTACAGAACAGCCGCCATGACCACGGACTTGGGGGCATTGAAATTCCCAGTCTGCTGGGGCGCGGTCCCGGTGAAATCCAGCACCGCACTGCGTGCCTGACGGTCCACGCTCAGTGCGACCCGGATGACCGCCCCGCTGTCGGTCTCGTAGCGGTAGGAACCGTCCCGCAGTCCCGCGACGATA from Streptomyces spiramyceticus carries:
- a CDS encoding putative hydro-lyase, with protein sequence MSATATTRAPADARARFRTGLRVHTAGWAPGHAQANLISVPADWAYEVLLFCQRNPKPCPVLDVTDAGSWTTPLAPGADLRTDLPGYRIWKHGELVDEPAEVTGRWRDDLVSFLIGCSFTFETALSEAGVPMRHIEQGRNVAMYTTSRPCRPAGRLHGPMVVSMRPVPPQLLSTAIRESALLPDVHGSPVHCGDPAGLGITDLGQPDFGDPVDALPEDIPVFWACGVTLQAAVMSSRPPFAITHAPGQMFITDARDEQYRVA
- a CDS encoding MFS transporter — translated: MSTTQAQTKQDELPDDTGAFAWLRALGPRGRRAFGGAFGGYALDSYDFFTLPLSMVAISAYFSLSTGQTGLLTTVTLVVSAIGGAVAGIAADRIGRVKALMITVITYALFTVLCGFAPNYETLLVFRALQGLGFGGEWAVGAILVAEYASAKHRGRTLGAIQSSWAIGWALAVIVYTVVFQYVDPDTAWRVMFWTGALPALLVIYVRRHVSDAPEAKERRLASSNKGSFTAIFKKDLLRTTLFGVLLSTGVQGGYYTLATWVPTYLKTERGLTVVGTGGYLTFLISGAFIGYLTGGYLTDKLGRKKNIALFAFLSAGCILAYTNIPSGANSVVLVLGFPLGFCMSAIFSGFGSFLSELYPTAVRGTGQGFTYNTGRAVGAFFPTLVGFLAGSWGVGGALIFGAVGYGLAVLALFGLPETRGRELL
- a CDS encoding biotin-dependent carboxyltransferase family protein encodes the protein MTDRAFAVVRAGALTSVQDRGRSGHAHLGVPRSGALDRPASGLANRLVGNPPDAAVLETTLNGCAVRPRCAATVAVTGAPCAVTVDGRPAAWGAPVRVAAGAVLELGPAVRGVRSYLAFAGGVAAEPVLGSRSTDLLSGLGPAPLTDGAVLPLGGVTGLPVYADALPLQGPPGELVLRMGPGPRADWFTGRALHTLATATYRVSSASNRIGLRTEGPALERAVHAELPSEGMVLGAVQVPPDGRPVVFLADHPTTGGYPVIGVVREPDLAAAAQAAPGTPVRFVPAGRR
- a CDS encoding LamB/YcsF family protein, which gives rise to MTWASIDLNADLGEGFGRWRLTDDEQLLSVVTSANVACGFHAGDAATMRRVCDLAAERGVRIGAQVSYRDLAGFGRRSMDVPPDELTAEITYQIGALEVFARAAGAAVSYVKPHGALYNRVVHDEEQATAVVDGVLLAGGSLPVLGLPGSRLLDIADKAGLPVVPEAFADRAYTAEGTLVPRGQDGAVVTDPVAVVERSVSVARFGVVTSHCGQPVGVRARSLCLHGDTPGAVGLARRVRSRLEDAGVRVEAFA
- a CDS encoding 5-oxoprolinase subunit B family protein; translation: MRALPVGDRALLIELGSGEEAEALHAELLRHRAAGSLPAVREIVPAARTVLLDGLDDPEAFAERLAGWEIPPLTPGVRDAIEIPVRYDGPDLAEVAALWGVPRDEVGRIHSAAEFRVAFCGFAPGFGYLTGLAERYAVPRRATPRTAVPAGAVALAGPYTGVYPRSSPGGWRLIGSTDAVLWDHERVPAALLAPGARVRFVPVVAEAL